In Pongo pygmaeus isolate AG05252 chromosome 13, NHGRI_mPonPyg2-v2.0_pri, whole genome shotgun sequence, one genomic interval encodes:
- the LOC129044300 gene encoding uncharacterized protein LOC129044300: protein MVSVRLSDGGCELCRRALISGSGGATLGPLSCHPGPDAPLPLVPSSPHPLSRSPFSHSWPLFSCADCPAFLLPAKGRWEGSSVWPIPDRAPGFRVEHTPAEEPHVYVEDSWGCRTPRGYCRAPGGRGRRWGGGGLPRPQKPHSQKRF from the exons ATGGTTTCGGTTCGGCTGTCAGATGGAGGGTGTGAGCTTTGCAGACGTGCCCTAATTTCTGGGTCTGGCGGAGCGACATTGGGCCCTCTGAGCTGCCACCCTGGCCCTGACGCCCCATTACCCCTCGTTCCTTCCTCCCCCCATCCGTTGTCACGCTCTCCCTTTTCCCACAGCTGGCCTCTGTTCAGCTGTGCCGATTGCCCCGCATTCCTTCTTCCTGCAAAAGGCAGATGGGAAGGGAGCTCTGTCTGGCCTATTCCGGACAGAGCTCCGGGCTTCCGAGTGGAGCACACGCCCGCGGAAGAGCCAC ATGTCTACGTTGAAGACAGCTGGGGCTGCCGCACGCCTCGGGGTTACTGTCGGGCACCCGGCGGGCGGGGCCGGCGCTGGGGCGGGGGAGGGCTTCCTCGCCCTCAGAAACCACATTCGCAGAAACGCTTTTAA